The Diaminobutyricimonas aerilata nucleotide sequence GGCGACCGGCTCGAGATGCTCTTCGTCGGCGACCGGGCGCGCGGCACCGGCGTCGGCACGATGCTGCTCGACCACGCGCGGCGGAACCGCGAGCGCCTGCTCGTGGACGTGAACGAGCAGAACCCGTCGGCGCACGCGTTCTACCTGCGCCGCGGATTCCGGCAGGTGGGTCGTTCCGAGACCGACGGTGACGGCCGACCCTTCCCGATCCTGCACCTGGAGTGGATGCGCGACGCCGGCGTCGTTCTGACGACGGATCGGCTGCGGATCGCGCCGCTCGAGGTGGCGCAGGCGGCCGAGTTCGTGGCCTACCGCACGATCCCCGAGGTCGCGCGCTGGCAGAGCTGGGACGTCGACTACTCGCTCGATGATGCACTCGCCTACCTCGGCCCGATGCCCCGCGCGAGCCTGCCCGCCTCCGGCGAGTGGCAGCAGCTCGGCATCACCGATGCCGACGGGGCGCTGCTGGGAGACGTGGCCGTGCACCGCCTTGCCGACCAGCCCGCGACATTCGAGGTCGGGGTGACGCTCGCGCCGTCAGCCCAGGGGAGAGGGGTCGCCGCCGAGGCGCTCGGAGCGGTGCTGAGGGAGCTCTTCGCCGTCGGTGGCGCCCATCGCGTGATCGCCTTCTCCGACGCCCGCAACGAGCCGGTCGCCCGGCTGCTCGGCCGACTCGGTTTCCGTCAGGAGGCACGGCAGGTGGACGGCGACTGGTTCAAGGGCGAGTGGACGACCCTCGACCAGTGGGCGCTGCTCGAGCGGGAGTGGCGCGGCCGCGTCTGAGCGCGCGGTGCCGCATCCGCGAGCCCGGTTGACCGGGGGAGCAGCGGACCCTACGATCGACGCTGGGAACGATGTCACATCGTTCGGATCAACGCCGGCATCGGAGTACGGAGGAATGCATGGCGGACTCACCGCGCCCGGTTCTGGCGCTCGACATCGGGGGCACCAAGCTCGCGGTGGCGGTCGTCTCGGCCGACGGCCGAACCCACGGACTCACGGTCGAGCCCACCCGCAAAGAGGAGGGTCCGGATGCGGTGCTGCGTCGGCTCTTCGACATGGGCCACCGGGCGATGGTGACCGCGGGACTGGGTGCGATCTCGGCCGTGGGCATCTCGTGCGGCGGTCCGCTCGACGCGCGTGCCGGCGTGCTCATCAGCCCGCTGCACCTCCCGGGATGGGTCAACGTGCCGATCGTCGAGCTCGCGCAGCGGGAGTTCGGCGTGCCGGCGGTGCTCGAGAACGACGCGACCGCGGCGGTGCTCGGTGAGCACCGATACGGCGCGGCGCGCGGCGCCGACATCGCGCTCTACCTCACCGTCTCGACCGGGGTCGGCGGAGGCGCCATCGTGAACGGGCGACTGCACCGCGGAGCGGCCGGCAACGGCGGTGAGTTCGGGCACATCGTCGTCCGTCACGGCGGACGGCCCTGCCTGTGCGGGCGCAACGGATGCCTCGAGACCTACGCCTCCGGCACCTCGATCGCTGCGCGGGCCACCGAAGCCGTCGCCGCGGCGACGCAGCCCTCGATGCTCGCCGCGCTGCCGGTCATCCGCGGCGAAGACGTGTCGTCCACCGCGCTCGCCGGCGACCCGGTCGCGACCGAGGTATGGGACGAGACCGTCGCGACCCTCGTCGACGCGATCACCGACCTCGTCAACGTGTTCGAGCCCAACGTCGTCGTGCTCGGGGGCGGGGTCACCCGCTCGGGTGCGCAGTTGCTCGACCCGGTGCGCGCCGGCGTGCTGCGCGACGCCATGGCGCCGGCCGGCGCCGCCGCCCGCGTGGAGCTCGCGGGACTCGGCGACGAGGTGTGCGTCGTGGGCGCCGCCGCGCTCGCCTTCGATCGAGTGCAGGAGGACGCCCGTGTCTGAGTGGATGCGCGACCAGCTGGCCGACCACGTCAGCACCGCCGAGGCGATGCGGGAACTGCTGCCGCGGGTGCGGGCGGTGGGGGAGGCCCTCATCGCCGCGTACGAGGGCGACCATTTCCTCTACACGTTCGGCAACGGCGGCAGCGCGGCCGATGCGCAGCACTTCACCGGGGAGATCATCGGGCACTACAAGCGCGACCGTCGACCGCTCGGTGCCGTGACGCTGAGCACCGACTCCACCACGATGACGTGCATCGCGAACGACTACTCCTACGACGACGTCTTCAGTCGTCAGGTGACCGCGCTCGCCCGGCGCGGCGACATCGTCGCCGCATTCACCACGAGCGGCAGGTCGGCGAACATCGTCACCGCCCTCGAGGCGGCGAAGCGCAACGGTGCCACGACCGTGTTGTTCGGCGGCTCCGGCGGCGGCCCGGCACTCGAGTTCGCCGACCACGCCCTCGTCGTCCCCTCGTCGACGACCCCGCGCATCCAGGAGATGCACACCTTCATGCTCCACGTGATCAGCGAGATGGTCGACGCGTGGGCCGACGGCGACACCGAGTACCACCCGACCACCCCAGCAGGTGAGGAGAGCCCCGCGTGACCAGCGCCCCGATGGCCAACGCGCCGTCCGGACCCCAGCCCCGCGACCTCCCGGCGGCACCGCGCCCGGCGGCGACGCCCGACCGCACGCTGCACATGATCGGCAACGCGCACCTCGACCTGGTGTGGCTCTGGCCGTGGCAGGAGGCCTACCAGGAGGCACGCGCCACGTTCTGGTCGGCCATCCACCGCATGGAGGAGTACCCCGACTTCGTCTTCACGTGCGACCAGATGATCCTGCTCAGCTGGGTCGAGGAGACCGACCCGGAGCTGTTCGAGCAGATCCGCCGCCGGGTCGAGGAGGGCCGCTGGGTGAACGCCGGCGGCTGGTGGGTCGAGCCCGACAACAACATGCCGATGGGCGAGTCGTTCGCCCGGCAGGGGCTCTACGGTCAGCGCTACCTGCAGAGCCGGTTCGGGCGGATGGCCACCGTCGGCATGAACGTCGACCCCTTCGGCCACAACGCGATGCTGCCGCAGATCCTCCGCCAGCAGGGCATGGACTCGTACATGTTCCTGCGCCCCGGCCCGACGGAGAGCGACTTCGGCGACACCCTCTTCTGGTGGCAGGCGCCCGACGGCTCGCGCGTACTCGCGTACCGCATCCCGTTCGAGTACTGCAGCCCGCCCGGCGACGTGGTCGGGCAGACCGACAAGTCGCTCGCGCAACTCGACCGCAGCCACGGCGAGGCGATGGTGTTCTACGGTGTGGGCAACCACGGCGGCGGGCCGACCAAGGCGAACATCGAGTCGATCCACCGCTACGACCGGATGGGTTCCTTCGGAAGGATGAAGATGTCGTCGCCGCGCGAGTACTTCGACGAGATGCTCGGCCGCGGGCCGCGCTTCCTCGACGGTCTGAACGTGCGGGCCGACGACCTTCAGCACCACGCGCCCGGCTGCTACTCGGCCCACTCCGGCATCAAGGCGTGGCAGCGCCGCGCGCAGTTCGCGGTGCTCAACGCCGAGCGCTGGGCGGCCGTGTCGACCGTGCGCGAGGGCATCGAGTACCCGCGCGACGACCTCGAGCGGGCGTGGAAGCAGGTGCTGCTCAACCAGTTCCACGACACCATGCCTGGCTCCGCGATCGAGCCGTCGTACGACGACGCCCGCGACCAGCTCGGCGAGGCCACCGCGATCGCGAAGCGCATCATCGCGCGAGCGCACAACCTCATCGCGAAGCGCATCGACATCCCGATGGATGTCGCGACGCAACCGGTGATCGTCTTCAACCCGCACCCGTGGCCGGTCACGGCGGATGTCGACCTGCAGTACGGCGCGCAGCCGGCGGGCGTGCACATGGTCGACGCCGACGGTGCCCCCGTGGTGACGCAGCGGAGTCAGTCCACCGCGACCACGGACGACCGCAACCGCGGTGCGATCGTGTTCCGCGCGGAGGTGCCGGCATTCGGCTACCGCCTCTACCGCCTACGCCCCGGCGCTCCCGAGCAGCCGCCCGCATCCGGAGCCCTCACCGTGACGGACTCGTTGCTCGAGAACGAGCACGTGCGCATCGAGATCGATCCGGTTACCGGATGGATCTCGTCGTTCGTCAACAAGGCGACCGGCGTCGACGTGATGGCCGGGGTCGACGGGGCACAGCACACGCAGGTGTGCGACGACCCGACCGACACGTGGGGTCACCGCGTCATCTCGTACGCGTGGCCCGGCGCGACGATGGAACTGAAGCGCATCGTCGTGCGTGAGACCGGGCCGCTGCGATCGCGCGTGCGCGTCGAACGGGAGTGGGGCCGGTCGACCCTCACGGAGGAGTTCGTGCTGTCGCACGATTCCGGGGTGCTGCGTGTCAACGTGACCCTCGACTGGCGCGAGCAGGCGCACCTGCTCAAGCTGCGCTTCCCGACCTCGCTCACCGACCCGCGCGCCACCTATGAGATCCCGTACGGCACGATCGAGCGCCCGGTCGACGGGGCGGAGGAGCCCGCGCAGTCCTGGGTCGACGTCACCGGCACGGTCGACGGCGCTCCGGCGGGGCTCACCGTCATCGCGACGAACAAGCACGGCTACGACGTGTCGCCCGGCGACGAGCCGAGCATCGGCATCACCGCGGTGCGCAGCCCGGTGTACTCCTGGCACGATCCGCGCCTGCTCGACCCTGAGGGGTTCTACTCCTTCCAGGACCAGGGCATCCAGCGCTTCAGCTACGAGCTCGTGGCGCACGACGGCGACTGGCGCGCCGCCCAGCCCGCCCGGCGCGCCGCGGTGCTCGGTGCCCCGGTGCGCGCCCAGCTCGAGTCGTTCCACGACGGGGAGCTGCCCGCACAACTCTCGTTCGCGGCCGACGGCGGCGGGCAGGTCATGGTCACGGCGATCAAGGGCAGCGAGGACCCGGCGGCCGACGGTTCCGCCGACCTCATCGTGCGCGCCGTCGAGACGACGGGCGCTGCGGCGTCCGCCCGCATCGAACTGCCGCTCGTGGGTCGCACGCTCGAGGCGGACTTCGGGCCGAGCCAGATCCGCACCTTCCGGGTGCCCGTCGACCCGGACGCGCCGGTCGTCGAGGTGGATCTGCTCGAGTTCCCCCTCGGCGGCGACGGCGACGGCGACGTGTCGGATGTCCGCACGGCGGGCGTGCCCGCTGCCGAGGGTGCGTCCGCCCCCGCGATCCCGGCAGACGGCGTCGAACCGGAGCCGCCGGTGGTGCCGTCGACCGACCTCGACGCGGAGTGACGACGGTGGAGCATCCGGCCCTCGACGTCCGGATGCTCGCCGAGGTCGCCCCCGGCGAGCCCGCCGCCGCGCATCCGGAGTCCGAGCGGTTCCGCACCGCCGAGCGCTGGGTCGACGAGGGCGACGGCGCCTGGCGGGTGGAACTCGGCGTCACCTGGCGCGGTGAGGCCCCGACGCGGGCCGCGGTGCGCGCCGCGCTCGCGCTCGGCGGCGCGAACGACCCGTGGTGGCTCATCCCGGGCGCGTTCTACGGCGAGAACCGCCCCGCCGCCAACGACCGGGTGTTCCCGCGCTTCGAGGTCGGTGCGTCCGCGCCCGACCGTCACGCGGCGCAGGTGAGCGACGAGTGGCATTTCCGCGCCGACCGCGCTGCGACGCCGGCGGTGTTCGTCTGGCCCGCCGTCGGCGCTCCCGGCCTCGCGATCGCGAGCACCGAGCACTCCGCGCTCGGACTCACCGGACTGGGTTTCGCGCACCGCGACGGCGTGGCGCACATCGCGCTCACCTTCCCGTTCCGGGAGTTCCCGGTGACCTACTACGGCAGCGGGGAGGCCCGCCCGGCGGAGCACTCGGTGCGCGAGTGGGCGCCCGGAGACACGGTGCGCCTCGAGTTCACGGTGCACGAGCTGCCCGCCGACCGGCACTCCTACGCGCCCGTGCTGCGGAACCTCCATGCGCGAGCGGCCGCATCCGCACCGCTGCGTCCGTGGGTCGATGTGCCCACTGCTGCGGCGCTCGCCGCGGAGGGGCTCACCCGCTGGCACTTCGACCCGGAGCCGGGCGTGCTGCTCGAGACGGTCGGCTTCGATCGCGAGGTGAGCGGTCGGGACGGCAGGAGCGTCGACAGGCAGGCGATGCACGTCGGCTGGGTGAGCGGCATCCCGTGGGCGTACGCGCTGCTGCACCACGGCCTGCGCACCGGACGGACGGGCGAGGTGGATGCCGCCCGCCGCGTGATCGACTTCATCACGGGGGAGCTGTCGCCGTCCGGCACGTTCTGGGGAACCTGGTACCGCGAGCACGGCTGGACGCAGAGCTGGACGAACCTCAAGCGCGGCCTGCACTCCCGCACGCTCGGTGAGGCGACGCACTTCCTCGTGCGGGCGCTCGAGCTGATCGACGACGACACGTGGCGGGCCGCCGCGCGGTCCAACCTCGACGTGGTCGTCGGGCGTCAACGCCCGGACGGCAATCTGGGCCACATCCACCACGCCGAGACCGGTGAGGTGCTGTCATGGACGGGTTCGGCGGCGCTCGCGTGGGTGCCCGCGCTCCTCGAAGCCGCCGGATGGGACGACCGCTACCTGCCGGCAGCGGTGCGCGCGGGGGAGTACTACGCGCGTTTCGTCGAGATGGAGTACCTGCACGGGGCCCCGGAGGACGTCGACCTCGCGCCGACGTCGGAGGACGGCTACGTCGCGATCATGGCGTACATGGCGCTGCACCGGGCGACGGGGGAGCGGCGCTGGCTCGACCTCGCCGCGCGCGCCGCCGATTGGACCTTCACGTTCCGCTACAGCTACGACGTGCGCTTCGACCCGACGACGATCCTCGGCGTCTACGACTTCGGGACGCGGGGCGCGGATCAGGCGTCGAGCTCGAACCAGCACCTGCATGCCTACGGCCTCGTCTGCACGCGGGAGCTGCTCGACCTCGCGGAGGCGACCGGCGACATCCATTACCGCGACCGCGCGGAGGAGGCCCTCGCGTGCTTCCGCCAGTTCGTGGCCCGGCACGACGGGGACTTCAACGCCTACCGCGGCATGGTGAGCGAGCGGTTCTACCAGACCTCGTGCTTCCAGCCGAAGGGCATGCTGCTTACCCTCTCGCACGCGTGGAGCGCCGGCGTGCTGCTGCTCGGCTGCGAGCAGTGGCTCTCCGCCGATCCGTCTGCCTGAGCGGGAACGACCCGGTCAGGAGCCCTGCGTCGGGCGGATGGCCGGCATCCCGAGCACCGGGGTGGGCGGCGAATGCGGGTCCTCGGCGTTGAAGAGACCGGGTCCGAAGCGCGGGGGAACGACGGGCTCAGGGGTCGGTTCGCGGCGCAGACGGCTTCCGGCGAGCACGCCGACGGCCGCTCCGGCGAGCGTGAGTCCGCCGCCGACGAGTAGTGAGCGCAAGGTGACCTCCATCGGTCGCCACGCTAAAGAACGAGAAGCGGTTCTCGAAGCACTTCTCTCGAACGCTCAGCTACTCCCAGACTTCTTCCGAGGCGGAGCGCCACTTCTGCGGTCCGATGCTCAGCGGATGCGGAGGGTGACGGTCGATGCGCCCGCGGAATCTGAGAAGGATCTGCAATTCTGACCGATCGGTCAGAGCCTGACCGATCGGTCAAGTAATGTCCTACTTCGTGCCCACACCCGACGAGTTGCGCCGCATCGCCCTCGAGGAGTTCGCCCACGGCGGCTACCTCGGCACCTCACTGCAACGCATCGCCGAAGCGGCGGGCACCTCCAAGTCGAGCGTGCTCTACCACTACGCCTCGAAGGAGACGCTGCTCGAGGCGGCCATCGACCCCACGCTCGACGCGTTCGAACGGCTCGTCGACCGCATCGAAGCGGGCGAGCTCGAGGGTGAGCTGCGCGGAGCATTCATCGCCGAGTTCGTCGACCTGCTGCTCGAACACCGCCTGCAGGTGCACCTGTTCATCAACCAGGGTCGATCGCTCGAGGACGTGCCGGTCATCGTGCGGGGCAACGCGCTCATCGAACGCATCGGCACCTACTTCCACACCGCGGCCGCGGGACTCGACGACGCCATCCGATTCGGTGTCGCCCTCGGCGGCGCCGCCTACAGCCTGGTCGCCGCGCCGCCCGTGGCCGAGCAGGTTCCCCCGGACGAGATCAGGGCCGCTCTCATCAGGATCGTGACCGAACTGCTGACCCCCGCCCGGCTCCGCCCGACCTCCCCCTAGGACGCTCCATGGCTACCCTCCTCTACCGGCTGGGCCGGTTCTCCTATCGACGCCCCTGGCCCGTCATCGTGGCCTGGATCCTGCTCATGGCCGCCATCCTCGGGGGCGGGCTCGCTCTCGGCGGCAAGACGCAGGAGTCCTTCGTCATCCCCGGCACCGAATCCCAGGACGCGATCGACCGCCTCGCGGCGGTGTTCCCGCAAACCGCCGGGGCGAGCGCCCAGATCGTCGTGCAGGCTCCCGACGGCGACGAGCTCGACTCGGAGCCCTATCGCGACGAGGTCGTCGAACTCGCCGAGCGCATCGGCGACGTCGACGGGGTCGCCCAGGCGATCGACCCGTTCTCCGAGTACGCGAGCGAGGCGCTCAGCGACAGCGGCACCACCGGCATCGTGCAGGTGCAGTTCGACGAGTCGGCGCAGGATGTGACCGACTCGACGCTCGAGGGCGTGCGCGAGGCGGCGCAACCGGCCCTGGACGCGGACCTGCGCGTCGAGTTCGGCGGCAGCGTCTACGAGGATCTCGAGTACGGCATCACCCCGACCGAGATCGTCGGTGTGCTCTTCGCGGCGGTCGTGCTGCTCATCACGTTCGGATCGCTGCTCGCCGCGGGGATGCCGCTGCTCACCGCCATCACGGCGGTCGGCGTCACGATGGGCGGCATCACGGCGGTCTCGGCGTTCACCACGATCTCGAGCGCGACGCCGCTCCTCGCGGTCATGATCGGCCTCGCCGTGGGCATCGACTACGCGCTGTTCATCCTCTCGAGGCACCGCACACAGCTCGCCGCCGGAATGGATGCCGAGGAGTCCGCCGCGACGAGCGTCGCGACCGCGGGCAGCTCCGTCGTGTTCGCCGGGGTGACGGTCATCATCGCCCTGCTCGGACTGCTCGTCGTGGGCATCCCCTTCCTCTCCGCGATGGGCGTCTCCGCCGCCGGGGCGGTGCTCCTCGCGATCCTCGTGTCGATCACGATGCTGCCCGCGTTCCTCGGGCTGGCGAAGGACCGGCTGCGTCCGAAGGAGGGGTCTCGCGCCCACCGCCGGGCGGCGGTCGTCGACGGCAAGCCGACCTTCGGCGAGCGGTGGGTGAAGCTCGTGCTCAAGGCGCCGATCGTCGCGGTCGTGCTCGTCATCGGAGTGCTCGGCACTCTCGCGATCCCCGCGTTCCAGCTCAACCTCGCGCTCCCCGACGGCGGCAGCCAGCCCGAGGGCTCCACCGCGCGCGAGGCCTACGACCTCGTGAGCGACGAGTTCGGCCCCGGACGCAACGGACCCCTCATCGTCGCGGTCGACATCACCCAGACCACCGACTTCATGGACGACCTCGAGACCATCGCCGACCGGGTCGAGCGCCTCGACGGCGTGCAATACGTCGGTTCCGGCACCCCCAACCCGACGCTCGACACGGCCATCCTGCAGGTCATCCCCGAGACCGAACCGGACTCCCCGGCCACGACCGAGCTCGTGCGCGAGATCCGCGACCTCGCTCCCGACATCGAGCGCGACCTCGACACCCCCATCTTCGTCACGGGCACGACGGCGGTGATGATCGACATCTCGACACGGCTCGACGAGGCCCTCGTGCCGTTCGGCGTCATCGTGGTCGGGCTCTCGATCGTGCTGTTGATGATGGTGTTCCGCTCGCTGCTCGTGCCGCTCAAGGCCGCGCTCGGCTTCCTGTTGTCGGTGTTCGCCTCGTTCGGCGTCGTCGTCGCCGTGTTCCAGTGGGGTTGGGGAGCGGAACTGCTGCATGCCGTGCCCGGACCCATCCTGAGCTTCATGCCGATCCTGCTCATGGCGGTGCTGTTCGGCCTCGCGATGGACTACGAGGTGTTCCTCGTCTCGGGGATGCGCGAGGAGTTCGTGCACGGCGGCGACGCCCGGCACGCGATCGTGCGCGGATTCCGAGGTGCCGCGCGCGTGGTCACTGCGGCGGCGCTCATCATGTTCTTCGTCTTCGCCGCCTTCGTGCCCGAGGGTGCGGGCGTCATCAAGGTCATCGCGCTCGGCCTCGCCGTCGGCATCGCGTTCGACGCCTTCCTCGTGCGGATGACCCTCGTTCCCGCGATCATGGCGCTCGCCGGGCGCGCCGCCTGGTATCTGCCGAAATGGCTCGACCGGGTGCTGCCGAACGTGGACATCGAAGGCGAATCGCTGCGGCACCACCGCGCCGCCGCCCGCTGGGCCGACGGCGAAGGGGAATGGGCGATCAGCGCCGAGCACCTCGTCGCCGGCAACGAGCACGACCACCTCGAGTCGTTCGACGTGCGGGTGCCGAAGGGCGCCCTCGTGCTCGCGAGCGGACCGGCCCGCGTGCGCCGGCTCGTCGCCGCCACCCTCGCCGGACGCATCCCGGCGAAATC carries:
- a CDS encoding MMPL family transporter — translated: MATLLYRLGRFSYRRPWPVIVAWILLMAAILGGGLALGGKTQESFVIPGTESQDAIDRLAAVFPQTAGASAQIVVQAPDGDELDSEPYRDEVVELAERIGDVDGVAQAIDPFSEYASEALSDSGTTGIVQVQFDESAQDVTDSTLEGVREAAQPALDADLRVEFGGSVYEDLEYGITPTEIVGVLFAAVVLLITFGSLLAAGMPLLTAITAVGVTMGGITAVSAFTTISSATPLLAVMIGLAVGIDYALFILSRHRTQLAAGMDAEESAATSVATAGSSVVFAGVTVIIALLGLLVVGIPFLSAMGVSAAGAVLLAILVSITMLPAFLGLAKDRLRPKEGSRAHRRAAVVDGKPTFGERWVKLVLKAPIVAVVLVIGVLGTLAIPAFQLNLALPDGGSQPEGSTAREAYDLVSDEFGPGRNGPLIVAVDITQTTDFMDDLETIADRVERLDGVQYVGSGTPNPTLDTAILQVIPETEPDSPATTELVREIRDLAPDIERDLDTPIFVTGTTAVMIDISTRLDEALVPFGVIVVGLSIVLLMMVFRSLLVPLKAALGFLLSVFASFGVVVAVFQWGWGAELLHAVPGPILSFMPILLMAVLFGLAMDYEVFLVSGMREEFVHGGDARHAIVRGFRGAARVVTAAALIMFFVFAAFVPEGAGVIKVIALGLAVGIAFDAFLVRMTLVPAIMALAGRAAWYLPKWLDRVLPNVDIEGESLRHHRAAARWADGEGEWAISAEHLVAGNEHDHLESFDVRVPKGALVLASGPARVRRLVAATLAGRIPAKSGQAQVLGHSVTAEQGRVAALVALGELGAPRHGELRPTVGELLAERVRMTRPWYRSGRADPAVESWVSRINDALGPLARVYVRSDDAVDQLPQLERAVALAAVALTERAPVVMLDQLDAFAAPDDADAFLRAVSVLAPAATTIVIGTPVPARALSAPPGRETISLDLYDLDRSEALR
- a CDS encoding TetR/AcrR family transcriptional regulator, encoding MPTPDELRRIALEEFAHGGYLGTSLQRIAEAAGTSKSSVLYHYASKETLLEAAIDPTLDAFERLVDRIEAGELEGELRGAFIAEFVDLLLEHRLQVHLFINQGRSLEDVPVIVRGNALIERIGTYFHTAAAGLDDAIRFGVALGGAAYSLVAAPPVAEQVPPDEIRAALIRIVTELLTPARLRPTSP
- a CDS encoding ROK family protein translates to MADSPRPVLALDIGGTKLAVAVVSADGRTHGLTVEPTRKEEGPDAVLRRLFDMGHRAMVTAGLGAISAVGISCGGPLDARAGVLISPLHLPGWVNVPIVELAQREFGVPAVLENDATAAVLGEHRYGAARGADIALYLTVSTGVGGGAIVNGRLHRGAAGNGGEFGHIVVRHGGRPCLCGRNGCLETYASGTSIAARATEAVAAATQPSMLAALPVIRGEDVSSTALAGDPVATEVWDETVATLVDAITDLVNVFEPNVVVLGGGVTRSGAQLLDPVRAGVLRDAMAPAGAAARVELAGLGDEVCVVGAAALAFDRVQEDARV
- a CDS encoding D-sedoheptulose-7-phosphate isomerase produces the protein MSEWMRDQLADHVSTAEAMRELLPRVRAVGEALIAAYEGDHFLYTFGNGGSAADAQHFTGEIIGHYKRDRRPLGAVTLSTDSTTMTCIANDYSYDDVFSRQVTALARRGDIVAAFTTSGRSANIVTALEAAKRNGATTVLFGGSGGGPALEFADHALVVPSSTTPRIQEMHTFMLHVISEMVDAWADGDTEYHPTTPAGEESPA
- a CDS encoding alpha-mannosidase; translation: MTSAPMANAPSGPQPRDLPAAPRPAATPDRTLHMIGNAHLDLVWLWPWQEAYQEARATFWSAIHRMEEYPDFVFTCDQMILLSWVEETDPELFEQIRRRVEEGRWVNAGGWWVEPDNNMPMGESFARQGLYGQRYLQSRFGRMATVGMNVDPFGHNAMLPQILRQQGMDSYMFLRPGPTESDFGDTLFWWQAPDGSRVLAYRIPFEYCSPPGDVVGQTDKSLAQLDRSHGEAMVFYGVGNHGGGPTKANIESIHRYDRMGSFGRMKMSSPREYFDEMLGRGPRFLDGLNVRADDLQHHAPGCYSAHSGIKAWQRRAQFAVLNAERWAAVSTVREGIEYPRDDLERAWKQVLLNQFHDTMPGSAIEPSYDDARDQLGEATAIAKRIIARAHNLIAKRIDIPMDVATQPVIVFNPHPWPVTADVDLQYGAQPAGVHMVDADGAPVVTQRSQSTATTDDRNRGAIVFRAEVPAFGYRLYRLRPGAPEQPPASGALTVTDSLLENEHVRIEIDPVTGWISSFVNKATGVDVMAGVDGAQHTQVCDDPTDTWGHRVISYAWPGATMELKRIVVRETGPLRSRVRVEREWGRSTLTEEFVLSHDSGVLRVNVTLDWREQAHLLKLRFPTSLTDPRATYEIPYGTIERPVDGAEEPAQSWVDVTGTVDGAPAGLTVIATNKHGYDVSPGDEPSIGITAVRSPVYSWHDPRLLDPEGFYSFQDQGIQRFSYELVAHDGDWRAAQPARRAAVLGAPVRAQLESFHDGELPAQLSFAADGGGQVMVTAIKGSEDPAADGSADLIVRAVETTGAAASARIELPLVGRTLEADFGPSQIRTFRVPVDPDAPVVEVDLLEFPLGGDGDGDVSDVRTAGVPAAEGASAPAIPADGVEPEPPVVPSTDLDAE